One Brassica napus cultivar Da-Ae chromosome C4, Da-Ae, whole genome shotgun sequence genomic region harbors:
- the LOC106396527 gene encoding uncharacterized protein LOC106396527, producing MILSQKMQTPFLHLSKTFTPSPLPRQTNNQCFGLHNAPLVTTVSRRPRRIVAQQSYKPNDRPGNRGKVTLKGNKENIWSVDNEMAKNEKRKRKPKGRRRGKRLGKGRVLVSGTMLIETETVLQTQEPVIKPVWRTFASSVSGIWKGVGAVFSPITAEMEPLEIGKKNESLYDCYTLSRIEALPSPGESSSEIQRKINWVTLNPHGEFFQNGDVLADETGLLPKFESFNLKASDVMEEDSMGDEPGLVYFEDGSYSRGPVAIPVGEMSESNYYLTPTFKFEQCLVKGCHKRLRVVHTIEFANGGADIQIMRVGVYEEQWVSPSNYEDQSNNDAPLELKPFSQRKRTQPSELTGSWKVFEVSATPIYGEEDLDQSGETTPYVYLCTEALKRRNLPESSGSFGDEEMVDMQDVSVMWLPGGVTAYVDVKEDGVLCVGIGWYSDEGINLVMERDYGLDGNLKEVRSNTEVKRRWTEEPK from the exons ATGATTCTCTCTCAGAAGATGCAAACCCCATTTCTCCATCTCTCCAAAACCTTCACTCCATCTCCACTCCCACGTCAAACCAACAACCAATGCTTCGGACTCCACAACGCTCCTCTCGTCACCACAGTCTCCCGGCGACCGAGAAGAATCGTCGCGCAACAGAGCTACAAACCAAACGACCGTCCTGGAAACAGAGGGAAAGTGACTCTAAAGGGTAACAAAGAGAACATATGGAGCGTCGATAACGAGATGGCCAAGAACGAGAAGCGCAAAAGGAAGCCAAAGGGGAGAAGAAGAGGGAAGCGATTAGGTAAAGGTAGAGTCTTGGTTTCGGGAACCATGTTGATTGAGACAGAAACTGTTCTTCAGACACAG gaGCCTGTGATAAAGCCAGTGTGGAGAACGTTTGCGAGCAGTGTAAGTGGGATATGGAAAGGAGTAGGAGCTGTGTTCTCTCCCATAACAGCGGAGATGGAACCCCTCGAGATCGGGAAGAAGAACGAGAGTCTTTACGATTGCTACACTCTCTCACGGATCGAGGCCTTGCCATCTCCTGGAGAGTCTTCATCTGAGATACAGAGAAAGATCAATTGGGTTACTTTGAATCCCCACGGAGAGTTTTTCCAAAACGGTGACGTATTAGCTGATGAGACTGGCTTGTTGCCAAAGTTCGAGTCTTTTAACTTGAAAGCTAGTGATGTCATGGAAGAGGACTCCATGGGAGATGAGCCTGGACTTGTTTACTTCGAG GATGGATCCTATTCTAGAGGTCCGGTTGCAATCCCAGTTGGGGAGATGAGTGAGTCTAACTATTACCTCACACCAACTTTCAAGTTTGAACAG TGTTTGGTGAAGGGTTGTCATAAGAGACTGAGAGTAGTACACACCATAGAGTTCGCCAATGGTGGTGCGGATATACAGATCATGAGAGTTGGTGTTTATGAAGAACAGTGGGTTAGTCCTTCAAATTATGAAGACCAAAG TAACAACGACGCACCATTAGAGTTAAAACCCTTCTCACAGAGGAAACGCACGCAGCCCTCTGAGCTAACAGGATCATGGAAAGTGTTTGAAGTGAGTGCAACTCCAATCTACGGAGAAGAAGACCTAGATCAAAGCGGTGAGACCACTCCGTATGTGTACCTATGCACAGAGGCTTTGAAGAGAAGGAACTTACCGGAAAGTTCGGGTTCGTTTGGAGATGAGGAGATGGTAGATATGCAAGATGTGTCTGTGATGTGGCTACCAGGTGGTGTGACTGCTTACGTGGACGTGAAGGAAGATGGAGTGTTGTGCGTTGGAATAGGATGGTATTCTGATGAAGGGATCAACCTTGTGATGGAGAGAGATTATGGTTTAGATGGGAATCTTAAAGAAGTTAGATCCAATACTGaagtgaagagaagatggaCTGAAGAACCTAAGTGA
- the LOC106395108 gene encoding probable WRKY transcription factor 12, which produces MEGGGRRVVVNNYDLQQVTIQENMNFLIPFEETNVLTFFSSSSSSSLSSPSFPFHNSSSTTNTAHAPLGFPNNLQGGGPLGSKVVNDDQDNFRGGINNDAHSSSWWRSSSGSGESKNKVKIRRKLREPRFCFQTNSDVDVLDDGYKWRKYGQKIVKNSLHPRSYYRCTHNNCTVKKRVERLSEDCRMVITTYEGRHSHIPSDESTSPDHDCLSSF; this is translated from the exons ATggaaggaggaggaagaagagtagTAGTTAATAATTACGATCTACAACAAGTGACGATCCAAGAGAATATGAACTTCCTCATTCCATTTGAAGAAACCAATGTCTTAaccttcttttcttcctcttcttcatcttctctctcatctccttctttccccTTCCACAACtcttcttcaaccactaatactGCTCATGCACCTTTAGGGTTTCCTAATAATCTTCAG GGTGGAGGACCCTTGGGATCAAAGGTGGTTAATGATGATCAAGATAATTTTAGAGGTGGAATTAACAATGATGCGCATTCTAGTTCTTG GTGGAGATCAAGTAGTGGGAGTGGAGAGTCGAAGAACAAAGTGAAGATAAGGAGGAAACTAAGAGAGCCAAGATTCTGTTTCCAGACAAATAGCGATGTAGACGTTCTTGACGATGGCTACAAATGGCGTAAATACGGTCAGAAAATCGTCAAGAACAGCCTTCACCCCAG GAGTTATTACAGATGCACACACAACAACTGTACGGTGAAGAAGAGAGTGGAGCGGCTGTCGGAAGATTGTAGAATGGTGATTACTACTTACGAAGGTCGTCACAGCCACATTCCCTCTGATGAATCCACTTCTCCTGACCATGATTGTCTCTCTTCCTTTTAA
- the LOC125585743 gene encoding uncharacterized protein LOC125585743, whose amino-acid sequence MSDPLFDVYQNVESAKELWDALESKYMAEDASSKKFLVSNFNNYKLSDSRSVMEQYNELLRILGQFAQHNMKMDESISVSNIIDKLPPSWKDFKHILKHKNEELSLVQLGSHLRIEESLRAQEGEKPKNNEAGTSSINMMEEGRDDEVVWWIDSGATTHVCKDREWFTTYEQVQDGSILHMGNESTALILGRGKVVLEFSSGKTLDLKDF is encoded by the exons atGTCAGATCCTCTCTTTGATGTTTATCAGAATGTCGAATCCGCAAAAGAGTTGTGGGATGCGTTAGAATCAAAGTACATGGCTGAGGATGCTTCTAGTAAGAAGTTCCTTGTtagtaattttaataattacaagCTGTCTGATTCTAGGTCAGTTATGGAGCAATACAATGAATTGCTTCGTATACTAGGTCAATTTGCACAACACAACATGAAGATGGACGAATCCATCTCAGTATCGAATATCATCGATAAGTTACCACCTTCATGGAAAGATTTTAAACACATATTAAAACACAAAAATGAAGAGTTGTCTCTTGTACAACTTGGCAGCCATTTGCGCATAGAGGAATCTCTAAGGGCGCAAGAGGGagaaaaacccaaaaataatGAGGCTGGTACTTCTTCCATCAATATGATGGAGGAAG GCCGG GATGATGAAGTGGTGTGGTGGATTGACTCGGGTGCAACAACACATGTTTGCAAGGATCGTGAATGGTTCACTACATATGAGCAAGTTCAAGATGGATCCATACTTCATATGGGAAACGAGTCAACTGCCCTTATCCTAGGTCGTGGAAAAGTGGTGTTA
- the LOC106395278 gene encoding uclacyanin-2-like, with protein sequence MEMNGLSKMAATAFLLVVAIVPAAIAVTYTVGDAQEWSSGVDYTDWVKGKTFRVGDILEFKYGSSHSVDVTTKAGYDNCDSSAATDNHSDGDTKIELKTVGTKYYICPTPGHCISGMKLAVTVVAASSGTPEAPTPPSSTPGTPSTPDSPPAAGTPPSTPDSPPATGTPATPTPPTSPPPPSAATKGVMSYILVGASMILGYGLWM encoded by the exons ATGGAAATGAATGGTTTGTCCAAGATGGCTGCAACCGCTTTTCTCTTAGTCGTGGCCATTGTCCCAGCCGCTATAGCTGTGACATACACAGTAGGAGACGCTCAAGAGTGGTCCAGTGGTGTGGACTACACAGATTGGGTTAAAGGAAAGACTTTCAGGGTTGGTGACATTCTAG AGTTTAAGTATGGTTCTTCACACTCGGTGGATGTGACTACCAAAGCCGGATATGATAACTGCGACAGTTCAGCAGCAACAGATAATCACTCCGACGGAGACACCAAAATCGAACTCAAGACAGTAGGAACCAAGTATTACATCTGCCCTACACCTGGTCACTGTATCAGTGGCATGAAGCTAGCAGTTACGGTCGTTGCCGCTTCTTCCGGAACACCAGAAGCTCCTACGCCGCCATCTTCAACTCCCGGAACTCCTTCCACACCAGACTCACCGCCAGCTGCTGGAACTCCTCCTTCCACACCAGACTCACCTCCGGCTACCGGAACTCCCGCCACACCCACACCACCAACTTCTCCTCCTCCACCGAGTGCTGCCACTAAGGGAGTGATGAGTTACATTTTGGTCGGAGCGTCGATGATTTTGGGTTATGGTTTGTGGATGTAA